Proteins found in one Subtercola endophyticus genomic segment:
- a CDS encoding carbon-nitrogen hydrolase family protein — protein sequence MTDQAAPASATLPALGVAVAQFAPTADVDANIAEIRRLTEVAVTRGAALVVFPEYSSHFAAPLGPTALAAAQPLDGPFAAALSAIARDHGVHVVAGMVESADGAHYFNTLLAFDPAGTLVATYRKLHLYDAFGGRESEWMRAGVIEHPQTFSVGPFTVGLQTCYDVRFPEVTRWLVDAGVDLVLIPSEWVPGPAKERHWNTLVTARAIENTVFIAAADHTAPGGVGLSMVVDPMGEVIASIGAQADVAVAFIDAERLAAVRRTNPALVLRRFRVVPKED from the coding sequence ATGACCGACCAGGCCGCACCGGCATCCGCAACTCTCCCGGCACTCGGTGTAGCGGTCGCGCAGTTCGCCCCGACGGCCGACGTCGACGCGAACATCGCCGAAATACGGCGGCTCACCGAAGTCGCGGTCACGCGCGGTGCCGCACTCGTGGTCTTTCCCGAGTACTCCTCGCACTTCGCGGCACCGCTCGGCCCGACAGCGCTCGCGGCGGCGCAACCCCTCGATGGCCCGTTCGCGGCCGCCCTTTCGGCGATCGCGCGTGACCACGGTGTGCACGTCGTCGCGGGAATGGTCGAAAGCGCCGATGGTGCGCACTACTTCAATACGCTGCTGGCGTTCGATCCTGCCGGCACTCTCGTCGCGACGTACCGAAAGCTGCACCTCTATGACGCGTTCGGTGGCCGTGAAAGCGAGTGGATGCGCGCGGGGGTCATCGAGCATCCGCAGACCTTCTCGGTCGGGCCCTTCACGGTGGGACTGCAGACCTGTTACGACGTGCGTTTTCCCGAAGTAACACGCTGGCTCGTCGACGCAGGGGTGGATCTGGTGCTGATTCCGTCGGAGTGGGTGCCCGGCCCCGCGAAAGAACGGCACTGGAACACGCTCGTCACCGCCCGGGCCATCGAGAACACCGTTTTCATCGCGGCGGCAGATCACACCGCGCCGGGAGGGGTGGGGCTCAGCATGGTCGTCGACCCGATGGGTGAGGTGATCGCGAGCATCGGCGCACAGGCCGACGTCGCGGTGGCCTTCATCGATGCCGAACGATTGGCGGCGGTGCGGCGCACCAACCCGGCGCTGGTCTTGCGCAGGTTTCGCGTCGTGCCGAAAGAAGACTAG